A single Streptomyces sannanensis DNA region contains:
- a CDS encoding arylamine N-acetyltransferase — translation MIDAYLRRIGATRPERPTADVLRELQLCHLMSVPFENLSIHLGEDIVLDETLLVEKVVDRGRGGFCYELNGAFAALLRAVGFRVELLQARASGRDGRPGIPYDHLALRVRTADSARSWLVDVGFGDHSHHPLALDGRGEQRDPAGMFQVVETEGGDLEVLRDGKPQYRLETRTRELADFESGAWWHRTSPASHFTRSLVCSRLTPRGRVTLSGRTLITTVAGVRQEQHLETDAEVLATYREHFDLVLARVPEVRTA, via the coding sequence ATGATCGACGCCTACCTCCGCCGCATCGGCGCCACCCGGCCCGAACGGCCCACCGCGGACGTCCTGCGTGAGCTGCAGCTGTGCCACTTGATGAGCGTGCCCTTCGAGAACCTGTCCATCCACCTCGGCGAGGACATCGTGCTCGATGAGACATTGCTGGTCGAGAAAGTCGTGGACAGAGGGCGCGGGGGCTTCTGTTACGAACTCAACGGGGCGTTCGCCGCGCTGCTGCGGGCCGTCGGATTCCGGGTGGAGCTGCTCCAGGCGCGGGCGTCCGGACGGGACGGCCGGCCCGGCATTCCCTACGACCATCTGGCGCTGCGCGTCCGTACGGCCGATTCGGCCCGGTCGTGGCTCGTCGACGTCGGGTTCGGCGACCACAGCCATCACCCGTTGGCCCTCGACGGGCGGGGCGAGCAGCGTGACCCGGCCGGCATGTTCCAGGTCGTCGAAACCGAGGGCGGGGACCTCGAGGTACTCAGAGACGGCAAGCCGCAGTACCGGCTTGAGACACGGACGCGAGAGCTGGCGGACTTCGAGTCCGGAGCCTGGTGGCACCGTACGTCGCCCGCCTCGCACTTCACCCGGTCCCTGGTCTGCTCCCGGCTGACCCCCCGCGGCCGGGTGACGCTGAGCGGACGCACACTGATCACCACGGTGGCCGGCGTACGCCAGGAACAGCACCTGGAAACCGACGCCGAAGTCCTCGCCACCTACCGGGAGCACTTCGATCTGGTACTGGCCCGGGTGCCGGAGGTTCGTACCGCATGA
- a CDS encoding alpha/beta hydrolase — MPTFSAHDGTKLAYHVFGEGRPLVCLPGGPTDSAYLGDLGGLSAHRQLIRLDLRGTGQSAAPEDAASYRCDRLVDDVEALREHLGLDRMDLLAHCAGANLAALYVGRHPEHVSKLALITPSVRAVDATITGDLRRETAQLRRDEPWFPEAYAALEAILAGKATADSWRAIAPFSYGRWDEAAQAHHAADEERKNIEVVAAFGAEGAFDPDATRTALARFAPPVLLLAGETDLGAPPRAMAEFTELFPNARLVIRPGAGHFPWLDDADGFVATIAEFLG, encoded by the coding sequence ATGCCTACCTTCTCCGCGCATGACGGAACCAAGCTCGCCTACCACGTGTTCGGAGAGGGCCGGCCGCTGGTCTGCCTGCCAGGGGGGCCGACGGACTCCGCATACCTCGGCGACCTCGGCGGCCTTTCCGCGCACCGGCAGCTGATCAGGCTGGATCTCCGGGGCACCGGCCAGTCCGCTGCACCGGAGGACGCTGCCTCCTACCGCTGCGACCGACTCGTTGATGACGTGGAGGCCCTGCGCGAGCACCTCGGCCTGGATCGGATGGACCTGCTGGCGCATTGCGCCGGCGCGAACCTGGCCGCGCTGTACGTGGGCCGCCATCCGGAACATGTCAGCAAGCTCGCACTGATCACGCCGAGTGTCAGGGCCGTCGACGCCACGATCACAGGAGACCTCCGGCGCGAGACCGCGCAGCTCCGCCGGGACGAGCCGTGGTTTCCGGAGGCGTACGCGGCCTTGGAGGCGATCCTGGCGGGCAAGGCCACCGCCGACAGTTGGCGGGCCATCGCGCCGTTTTCCTACGGCCGTTGGGACGAGGCGGCTCAGGCCCATCACGCTGCTGACGAAGAGCGGAAGAACATCGAGGTCGTGGCTGCCTTCGGCGCCGAAGGCGCCTTCGACCCGGACGCCACCCGCACCGCGCTCGCCCGGTTCGCACCGCCGGTGCTACTGCTGGCCGGGGAGACGGACCTGGGAGCCCCTCCTCGCGCTATGGCCGAGTTCACCGAGCTGTTTCCGAACGCCAGGCTCGTCATTCGGCCCGGAGCCGGACACTTCCCGTGGCTCGACGACGCTGACGGCTTCGTGGCGACCATCGCGGAGTTCCTGGGGTGA
- a CDS encoding rhodanese-like domain-containing protein yields the protein MTASLTVEQLHTRMERVTVIDVRSPGEYAAGHIPGAHNIPLDQLQRALPTLRAAVAAGSTFAVVCASGARSASACGQLATAGIPASTLVGGTTAWAQAGFGIDRPAGGARAVWAMDRQVRLAAGTLVLLGLLADLLVPGARWFSAAIGAGLVFSALTNTCAMGMLISRLPHNRPRTGARDLTETLSAIAP from the coding sequence ATGACCGCCTCCCTGACCGTCGAGCAGCTCCACACCCGGATGGAGCGCGTGACCGTGATCGATGTCCGCTCCCCCGGCGAGTACGCCGCCGGCCACATTCCCGGCGCACACAACATCCCCCTCGACCAGCTGCAGCGCGCCCTGCCCACGCTGCGCGCAGCCGTCGCCGCCGGCAGCACCTTCGCCGTCGTCTGCGCTTCCGGCGCCCGCTCGGCGTCCGCATGCGGCCAGCTCGCAACGGCCGGAATTCCCGCGTCCACCCTCGTCGGCGGCACCACAGCCTGGGCCCAGGCCGGTTTCGGCATCGACCGACCCGCCGGTGGTGCACGGGCCGTATGGGCCATGGACCGCCAGGTCCGCCTCGCCGCGGGCACGCTGGTGCTGCTCGGACTGCTGGCAGATCTCCTCGTTCCCGGCGCCCGCTGGTTCTCCGCGGCCATCGGCGCGGGCCTCGTCTTCTCCGCCCTCACCAACACATGCGCCATGGGCATGCTGATCAGCCGGCTCCCCCACAACCGCCCCCGCACCGGGGCGCGCGACCTGACGGAGACCCTCTCCGCGATCGCCCCCTGA
- a CDS encoding sulfite exporter TauE/SafE family protein, with product MTAVILALIAGAVVGLALGGLGGGGGILAVPALIYLLGFTPAAAGSASLLIVAATSLTGLLAHARSGRVQWRTGLLFAAAGLPTAAAFGALSPHVPGTLLTMAFAVLAGLAAWRMLAPRRATTPDRKAGVIKTAGIGACLGGVTGLLGVGGGFLAVPALISILALTMAEAVGTSLLVISINSVAALIPRLGSDMGIDWAVVGPFTGAAILGAFDGKRLAHKLSGPVLQRTFVFALLGVAAFMALDVIV from the coding sequence ATGACTGCCGTGATCCTCGCGCTGATCGCCGGGGCCGTCGTCGGCCTCGCGCTCGGCGGCCTGGGCGGGGGCGGCGGCATCCTGGCCGTACCCGCTCTGATCTACCTGCTCGGCTTCACCCCTGCCGCCGCCGGCTCGGCGAGCCTGCTGATCGTGGCCGCGACCTCCCTCACCGGGCTGCTCGCCCACGCTCGCAGCGGCCGGGTCCAGTGGCGCACCGGGTTGCTGTTCGCCGCGGCCGGCCTGCCCACTGCAGCCGCCTTCGGCGCACTGTCCCCGCATGTCCCCGGGACCCTGCTCACCATGGCGTTCGCCGTTCTTGCGGGCCTGGCCGCCTGGCGCATGCTCGCGCCCCGGCGGGCCACGACCCCAGACCGGAAGGCCGGCGTGATCAAGACCGCAGGCATCGGCGCATGCCTCGGGGGAGTGACAGGGCTCCTCGGCGTCGGAGGCGGATTCCTCGCCGTGCCCGCCCTGATCTCGATCCTCGCCCTGACGATGGCGGAGGCCGTCGGCACCAGCCTGCTGGTGATCAGCATCAACTCGGTGGCCGCCCTCATTCCGCGCCTCGGCAGCGACATGGGCATCGACTGGGCTGTGGTCGGCCCGTTCACCGGGGCCGCGATCCTCGGCGCCTTCGACGGCAAGCGTTTGGCCCACAAGCTTTCGGGCCCCGTCCTCCAGCGCACTTTCGTCTTCGCGCTCCTCGGCGTGGCCGCCTTCATGGCCCTCGACGTCATCGTCTAG
- a CDS encoding MBL fold metallo-hydrolase yields MYFAQHYLDCLSQASYLIADESTGRAVVVDPRRDVDEYLADAQARGFTIEGVINTHFHADFLAGHLELAARTGAWIGYGRHARTEYPVRHLAEGERISLGEVTLEITETPGHTPESIGVLVREHADDTVPYGVLTGDALFIGDVGRPDLLASVGVSADELGRMLYDSVHNKLMALPDEVRVFPAHGAGSACGKNLSTERHSTIGEQRATNYACAPMGEEEFVALVTEGQSAAPGYFSYDADLNRKMHALFDPADAARALTREEFLARRAAGAVVVDARDPHEFAAGHLRGSLNIPADGRFAEQAGTVLAPDREVLVIAPEGREAETVTRLARIGFDRTAGYLPEPEDTFRAAADQVTPAPRRTVADLRHTLATEHPPLVIDVRAGAERDQGHIPGSLHISLPELPYRLAEVPADRALVVHCAGGHRSSIAASLLRHHGYSATSDLLGGYNAWHTAHQREQA; encoded by the coding sequence GTGTACTTCGCTCAGCACTACCTCGACTGCCTTTCCCAGGCCTCCTACCTGATCGCCGACGAGTCCACCGGCCGAGCGGTGGTCGTCGACCCGCGCCGGGACGTCGACGAGTACCTGGCCGACGCACAGGCCCGCGGCTTCACCATCGAGGGAGTCATCAACACCCACTTCCACGCCGACTTCCTCGCCGGCCACCTGGAACTCGCCGCCCGCACCGGCGCCTGGATCGGCTACGGCCGGCACGCCCGCACCGAGTACCCGGTCCGCCACCTCGCCGAGGGTGAACGGATCAGCCTGGGCGAAGTCACCCTGGAGATCACGGAGACACCCGGCCACACGCCGGAGTCGATCGGTGTCCTGGTCCGCGAGCACGCCGACGACACGGTCCCGTACGGCGTGCTGACCGGCGACGCCCTCTTCATCGGCGACGTCGGCCGCCCCGACCTGCTGGCATCCGTCGGCGTCAGCGCCGACGAACTCGGCCGCATGCTCTACGACAGCGTGCACAACAAGCTGATGGCCCTGCCGGACGAGGTGCGCGTCTTCCCCGCCCACGGGGCCGGGTCCGCCTGCGGCAAGAACCTGTCCACCGAACGCCACTCCACCATCGGTGAACAGCGCGCCACCAACTACGCCTGCGCCCCGATGGGCGAAGAGGAGTTCGTCGCCCTCGTCACCGAAGGCCAGTCCGCGGCGCCCGGTTACTTCAGCTACGACGCCGACCTCAACCGCAAGATGCACGCACTGTTCGACCCGGCCGACGCCGCCCGGGCCCTCACCCGCGAGGAGTTCCTCGCGCGCCGGGCCGCCGGAGCTGTCGTCGTCGACGCGCGCGACCCGCACGAGTTCGCCGCCGGCCACCTGCGAGGGTCACTCAACATCCCCGCCGACGGACGGTTCGCCGAACAGGCCGGCACCGTGCTGGCCCCCGACCGGGAAGTCCTCGTCATCGCACCCGAGGGACGCGAAGCAGAGACGGTCACCCGCCTTGCCCGCATCGGCTTCGATCGCACGGCCGGATACCTCCCCGAGCCCGAGGACACCTTCCGCGCGGCCGCCGACCAGGTCACCCCTGCCCCCCGCCGGACCGTCGCCGACCTCCGGCACACCCTCGCGACGGAACACCCGCCGCTCGTGATCGACGTGCGCGCAGGCGCCGAACGCGACCAGGGCCACATCCCCGGCTCCCTGCACATCTCCCTGCCCGAACTGCCTTACCGCCTTGCGGAAGTACCGGCCGACCGCGCCCTCGTCGTCCACTGCGCCGGCGGCCACCGCTCCTCCATCGCCGCGAGTCTCCTGCGTCACCACGGCTACTCCGCCACTTCCGATCTTCTCGGCGGATACAACGCCTGGCACACCGCCCACCAGCGCGAACAGGCATAA
- a CDS encoding metal-sensitive transcriptional regulator, with translation MVVDEEAIGVVLNRLRRAQGQLAGVIAMIEAGRDCKDVVTQLAAVSRALDRAGFKIVASGMRQCLADADGDAPPMTEAELEKLFLALA, from the coding sequence ATGGTGGTCGACGAGGAAGCGATCGGAGTCGTACTCAACCGGCTACGGCGCGCCCAGGGCCAGCTGGCCGGAGTGATCGCCATGATCGAGGCCGGACGGGACTGCAAGGACGTGGTCACACAGCTCGCTGCAGTCTCACGTGCACTCGACCGGGCCGGCTTCAAGATCGTGGCAAGCGGCATGCGCCAGTGCCTGGCCGACGCGGACGGCGATGCCCCACCGATGACCGAAGCGGAACTGGAAAAGCTCTTCCTCGCCCTGGCCTGA
- a CDS encoding flavodoxin family protein yields MTASAPATGSPPARYDDLRAMVINCTLKRSPEQSNTQGLVDRSTAIMNAQGVHVDVVRAVDHDIATGVWPDMTEHGWQTDAWPTLYEQVMAADILVLAGPIWLGDNSSVMKQVIERLYACSSLLNKAGQYAYYGRVGGCLITGNEDGVKHCAMNVLYSLQHLGYTIPPQADAGWIGEAGPGPSYLDPGSGGPENDFTNRNTTFMTWNLLHLARALKDLGGIPAYGNQRTAWDAGCRRDYENPEHR; encoded by the coding sequence GTGACCGCTTCGGCTCCCGCCACCGGCTCACCGCCCGCCCGGTACGACGACCTGCGCGCCATGGTGATCAACTGCACTCTCAAGCGGTCCCCGGAGCAGAGCAACACCCAGGGACTCGTCGACCGCAGCACCGCCATCATGAACGCACAAGGCGTCCACGTGGACGTCGTGCGGGCCGTGGACCACGACATCGCCACCGGCGTCTGGCCGGACATGACGGAACACGGCTGGCAGACCGACGCCTGGCCGACGCTGTACGAGCAGGTGATGGCCGCAGACATCCTCGTGCTGGCCGGACCCATCTGGCTGGGCGACAACAGCTCCGTGATGAAGCAGGTCATCGAACGTCTCTACGCCTGCTCCAGCCTTCTCAACAAGGCGGGCCAGTACGCCTATTACGGCCGGGTCGGCGGCTGCCTGATCACCGGCAACGAGGACGGCGTCAAGCACTGCGCGATGAACGTCCTCTACAGCCTTCAGCACCTCGGCTACACCATCCCTCCCCAAGCCGACGCCGGATGGATCGGCGAGGCCGGCCCCGGCCCCTCCTACCTCGACCCCGGCTCCGGCGGCCCCGAGAACGACTTCACCAACCGCAACACCACCTTCATGACCTGGAACCTGCTGCACCTGGCCCGAGCGCTCAAGGACCTCGGCGGCATTCCCGCCTACGGCAATCAGCGCACCGCCTGGGACGCCGGTTGCCGCCGCGACTACGAGAACCCCGAGCACCGATAG
- a CDS encoding acetolactate synthase large subunit, with product MDTQRTPGYRSTATAEDVAHLMVRCLEAEGVEYVFGIPGEENIRFVDALNGSEIRYVLVRHEQGASFMAEIYGRLTGRAGVCSATLGPGAINLLLGTADATTNSTPMVALAAQGSLGRVHKESHQVIDLVSMFAPVTQWSARVQSPDAVPEMVRKAFKTAQSERPGAVFLAVPEDIEAAHPTTPLAPLQVDTVHADAPSDSQIARAAEVLKAARRPVVLAGHGAARAGASAALVRFAERLNVPVATTFHGKGVFPDDHPNALGAVGFMRHDYGNFGFDAADALICVGYEVQEFDPRKINPHGDKRIVHLHRFPAEVDAHYPVTVGVEGDLSQALDALAAALPDRPAYDTDAGEKIRALLGEELQYGRDNESFPLVPQRVVADVRTALDRHDIVLADTGAGKMWMARLYPAYEPDTCLLSNGLSTMGFALPGAIAAKLARPERRVLAMMGDGSFLMNSQELETAVREHIPLVVLVLVDEEYGLITWKMDLELGRHSHTRFTNPDLVAYAESFGARGYLVEAAAQLLPALQRALDDDAVSVIACPVDYSENLRLTDKLGALHGPF from the coding sequence GTGGACACCCAGCGCACGCCCGGTTACCGGAGCACAGCGACCGCAGAGGACGTCGCGCACCTGATGGTGCGCTGTCTGGAGGCCGAGGGCGTGGAGTATGTCTTCGGGATCCCCGGTGAGGAGAACATCCGCTTCGTCGACGCGCTGAACGGCTCCGAGATCCGTTACGTCCTGGTGCGCCACGAGCAGGGCGCGTCCTTCATGGCGGAGATCTACGGGCGGCTGACCGGCCGGGCGGGAGTGTGCTCGGCCACGCTGGGGCCCGGCGCGATCAATCTGCTGCTGGGCACCGCGGACGCAACGACCAACAGCACACCGATGGTGGCCCTGGCCGCCCAAGGCTCGCTGGGCCGGGTCCACAAGGAGTCGCACCAGGTCATCGACCTGGTGTCCATGTTCGCTCCCGTTACCCAATGGTCGGCCCGCGTCCAGAGCCCGGACGCAGTGCCGGAGATGGTGCGCAAGGCGTTCAAGACCGCGCAGAGCGAACGCCCCGGTGCCGTCTTCCTGGCCGTCCCCGAGGACATCGAAGCCGCGCACCCCACGACGCCGCTCGCCCCTCTCCAGGTCGACACCGTGCATGCCGACGCCCCCTCGGACTCCCAGATCGCACGGGCCGCCGAGGTGCTCAAGGCGGCGCGGCGCCCCGTCGTACTCGCCGGCCACGGCGCCGCCAGGGCCGGGGCCTCGGCGGCACTGGTGCGCTTCGCTGAGCGACTGAACGTGCCCGTGGCGACCACCTTTCACGGCAAGGGCGTCTTCCCCGATGACCATCCGAACGCGCTGGGCGCGGTCGGCTTCATGCGCCACGACTACGGCAACTTCGGCTTCGATGCGGCCGATGCCCTCATCTGCGTGGGATACGAGGTCCAGGAGTTCGACCCCCGGAAGATCAATCCCCACGGCGACAAGCGAATCGTGCACCTGCACCGTTTCCCCGCCGAGGTGGACGCTCACTACCCGGTGACGGTCGGAGTGGAGGGCGACCTCTCCCAAGCACTGGACGCGCTGGCGGCAGCACTGCCCGACCGGCCCGCATACGACACGGATGCCGGCGAGAAGATCCGGGCGCTGCTCGGCGAGGAACTGCAGTACGGACGCGACAACGAGTCGTTCCCGCTGGTCCCGCAGCGAGTCGTCGCCGACGTCCGCACCGCACTGGACCGCCACGACATCGTGCTCGCCGACACCGGTGCCGGGAAGATGTGGATGGCTCGGCTGTACCCGGCGTACGAGCCGGACACCTGCCTGCTCTCCAACGGCCTGTCCACCATGGGATTCGCGCTGCCCGGAGCGATCGCCGCCAAGCTCGCCAGGCCCGAACGGAGGGTCTTGGCGATGATGGGCGACGGCTCGTTCTTGATGAACTCCCAGGAACTGGAGACCGCCGTCCGCGAACACATCCCCCTGGTCGTCCTCGTCCTGGTCGACGAGGAATACGGCCTGATCACCTGGAAGATGGATCTCGAGCTCGGCCGCCACAGCCACACCCGCTTCACCAACCCGGACCTGGTCGCCTATGCAGAGAGCTTCGGCGCCCGCGGCTACTTGGTCGAGGCGGCCGCCCAGCTGCTGCCCGCGCTGCAGCGCGCGCTGGACGACGACGCCGTGTCCGTGATCGCCTGCCCCGTCGACTACTCCGAGAACCTGCGCCTGACCGACAAACTCGGGGCACTCCACGGTCCCTTCTGA
- a CDS encoding NAD-binding protein, with product MIVCGDDALAARLAAELHDVYGERVTLVLPPVRSSASRRPSMAPNRSRASTLIGRMSAAMSRPGVADQTGSSGEFLLPVREMEAAEPSEEVLREAGAERATALALVYDDDESNIRTALAARRLNPRLRLVIRLYNRKLGQHLEELLDQAAVVAVPGLDLAALDASTTVLSDADTAAPALAATAVTGTSKVVQADGLLLRAVERTPPGRGAVSDPGLCTLALLSSTTDDPAGAEGSDNSGPRGPLLLPDDAMVAAATRRGTVVLETVSYAGPPVQARRLAGRFAPLGDVFSRRLRRALAGVLATVAALTVASWLTIGDHPLHAAYLVLLDLFAIGDPAVGEPTTRQVLQLLAGLVGLAVLPILVAGSLEALGAFRGTASLRRPPRGLAGHVVLLGLGKVGTRVLTRLRELDIPVVCVEGDPEARGIPVARRLRVPVVLGDVTQEGVLEAAKIHRADSLLALTSADTTNLEAALYARAVKPELRVALRLYDDDFATAVYRTLRAAHPEALTRSRSVSSLAAPAFAGAMMGRQILGAIPVERKVLLFAALDVAGHPQFEGRTVAEAFKAGAWRVIALDTAEPAERRPDLAVSRPDDDRRTGAELLWDLHPGHVLKPEDRVVVAATRRGLAELLGRRPAPHPDLRRA from the coding sequence ATGATCGTGTGCGGCGACGACGCGCTGGCCGCCCGGCTCGCGGCCGAGTTGCACGACGTCTACGGGGAGCGGGTGACGCTCGTCCTCCCTCCGGTTCGGTCCTCCGCGAGTCGGAGGCCGTCCATGGCGCCGAACCGAAGCCGGGCTTCGACGCTGATCGGACGGATGTCCGCGGCAATGAGCAGGCCGGGGGTCGCCGACCAGACCGGGTCCAGTGGCGAGTTCCTCCTCCCCGTACGCGAGATGGAGGCCGCCGAGCCGTCGGAGGAGGTGCTGCGCGAGGCCGGTGCGGAACGAGCCACGGCTTTGGCCCTCGTGTACGACGACGACGAGAGCAACATCAGGACCGCGCTGGCCGCCCGGCGGCTCAACCCACGGCTGCGGCTCGTCATCCGCCTGTACAACCGCAAGCTGGGCCAGCATCTGGAGGAGCTTCTCGACCAGGCCGCCGTGGTCGCCGTGCCGGGCCTGGACCTGGCCGCGCTGGACGCCTCCACCACCGTGCTGTCCGACGCCGACACCGCCGCCCCGGCACTCGCCGCCACTGCCGTGACCGGTACGAGCAAGGTCGTCCAGGCCGACGGGCTGCTTCTGCGTGCCGTGGAGCGCACCCCGCCGGGACGTGGTGCGGTCTCCGATCCCGGCCTGTGCACGCTCGCACTGCTGTCGTCGACCACCGATGATCCAGCCGGCGCGGAAGGCTCGGACAACAGCGGCCCGCGGGGGCCGTTGCTCCTGCCCGACGACGCCATGGTCGCGGCAGCCACCAGGCGCGGCACCGTGGTGCTGGAGACCGTCTCGTACGCCGGGCCGCCGGTGCAGGCTCGCCGCTTGGCAGGACGGTTCGCGCCGCTCGGGGACGTCTTCTCCCGTCGGCTGCGCCGGGCGCTCGCCGGAGTCCTGGCAACCGTGGCCGCCCTGACGGTCGCGTCCTGGCTCACCATCGGGGACCACCCGCTGCACGCCGCCTATCTGGTACTCCTCGACCTCTTCGCCATCGGGGACCCGGCCGTCGGGGAACCGACCACCCGCCAGGTGCTCCAGCTCCTCGCCGGGCTGGTCGGCCTCGCGGTGCTGCCCATCCTGGTGGCCGGGTCGCTGGAAGCCCTCGGCGCGTTCCGGGGGACGGCTTCACTGCGCCGCCCTCCACGGGGGTTGGCGGGACATGTGGTGCTGCTCGGCCTCGGCAAGGTCGGCACCCGGGTGCTGACCAGGCTGCGAGAACTGGACATCCCGGTGGTGTGCGTGGAGGGGGACCCCGAGGCCCGGGGCATCCCGGTCGCCCGTCGGCTGCGCGTCCCCGTGGTGCTGGGCGACGTCACCCAGGAAGGCGTACTGGAAGCCGCCAAGATCCACCGGGCGGATTCCCTGCTCGCCCTGACCAGCGCTGATACGACCAACCTGGAAGCGGCTCTGTACGCCCGTGCCGTGAAACCGGAACTGCGAGTGGCGCTGCGGCTCTACGACGACGACTTCGCCACCGCCGTCTACCGCACCCTGCGCGCCGCCCACCCCGAGGCCCTCACCCGCAGCCGCAGTGTGTCCAGCCTCGCCGCGCCCGCGTTCGCCGGGGCGATGATGGGACGGCAGATCCTGGGCGCCATCCCCGTGGAACGCAAGGTGCTGCTCTTCGCCGCGCTCGATGTGGCCGGTCACCCGCAGTTCGAGGGCCGGACTGTCGCGGAGGCGTTCAAGGCAGGGGCGTGGCGGGTGATCGCCCTGGACACGGCGGAGCCCGCCGAACGCCGACCGGACCTCGCCGTCTCCCGCCCGGACGACGACCGTCGGACCGGCGCCGAACTGCTGTGGGATCTCCACCCCGGTCACGTCCTGAAACCGGAGGACCGGGTCGTCGTCGCCGCGACGCGCCGCGGACTGGCTGAACTCCTCGGACGGCGGCCGGCGCCTCACCCGGACCTGCGAAGGGCGTGA
- a CDS encoding MFS transporter, whose translation MPDVPSVRVTGRWTAALSLATLAVFMAFFTPIQILLPLQLAHVDAASKASALAWVTGFGALVALLANPLAGALSDLTTSRFGRRRPWIAGGALAGAVGLVLTSHQQSVPGITAGWCLAQAGLNAMLAGVTAPVADQVPVGQRAAVSGWTGITQSLGLVLGALLVTTVTDDVGSDYLLIALLTVAFALPYTLCFSEPLLPRRSRRPLRPVLLLTGLWVSPRRHPDFAWAWLSRFLINLGNALGTLYLLYYLTDEVHLRDPDSGVLILTLLYTGAAACTAVPVGVVSDRLGRRKPFVVGCSVVMAAAALMLATAHSWPAVMAAAVVLGAGFGVYIAVDQALVTQVLPTAENRAKDLGVINIANSGPQVLAPALAAPVVAHLGGYPALYVVTAGVTVAGGVLVGRIRGVR comes from the coding sequence GTGCCGGACGTGCCGTCGGTCCGTGTCACGGGCCGGTGGACCGCCGCGCTCAGCCTTGCGACGCTCGCCGTGTTCATGGCGTTCTTCACCCCCATTCAGATCCTGCTGCCACTCCAGCTCGCTCATGTCGACGCGGCGTCCAAAGCGTCGGCGCTGGCCTGGGTCACCGGCTTCGGCGCGCTGGTGGCCCTCCTGGCCAACCCTCTGGCGGGTGCCCTGTCAGACCTTACGACGAGCCGCTTCGGACGCCGCAGGCCATGGATCGCGGGCGGCGCACTCGCGGGGGCCGTGGGGCTCGTGCTCACCTCGCACCAGCAGAGCGTGCCCGGAATCACCGCGGGATGGTGCCTCGCCCAGGCGGGACTCAACGCCATGCTCGCGGGGGTGACCGCACCCGTCGCCGACCAGGTGCCGGTCGGACAGCGGGCGGCGGTGTCCGGCTGGACGGGTATCACGCAGTCGCTGGGCCTGGTGCTCGGCGCACTGCTCGTCACCACCGTCACCGACGACGTAGGGTCCGACTACCTGCTGATCGCCCTGCTGACCGTGGCCTTCGCCTTGCCGTACACCCTCTGCTTCAGCGAGCCGCTGTTGCCTCGCCGATCGCGCCGACCGCTGCGGCCCGTCCTTCTGCTGACCGGTCTGTGGGTCAGCCCGCGCCGGCACCCCGACTTCGCCTGGGCCTGGCTCAGCCGTTTCCTGATCAACCTGGGCAACGCCCTCGGCACGCTCTACCTGTTGTACTACTTGACCGACGAGGTTCACCTGAGGGACCCCGACTCCGGGGTGCTGATCCTCACTCTCCTCTACACCGGCGCGGCGGCGTGCACGGCTGTCCCGGTGGGTGTCGTCTCCGACCGACTGGGCCGCCGCAAGCCCTTCGTCGTGGGCTGCTCCGTCGTGATGGCCGCCGCGGCTCTGATGCTCGCGACCGCGCACAGCTGGCCCGCCGTCATGGCGGCAGCCGTGGTTCTCGGCGCCGGCTTCGGCGTCTACATCGCCGTCGACCAGGCCCTGGTCACCCAGGTACTGCCCACCGCCGAGAACCGCGCCAAGGACCTCGGCGTGATCAACATCGCCAACTCCGGCCCCCAGGTGCTCGCACCGGCCCTCGCCGCCCCGGTCGTCGCCCATCTCGGCGGCTATCCGGCGCTGTACGTGGTGACGGCGGGGGTGACGGTCGCGGGCGGAGTTCTCGTGGGGAGAATCCGCGGCGTCCGCTGA